The genome window AACGCGCCACCACCTTCGACGTCAACGCAGAAGGCGTCGCAACGCCCACCACGCCAGACAATCTCTCCGATCGCTGGCCGAGCGGGGGATTGCTCGCGAGCGTCACCGATCTCGCGCGCTTCGGGACGGCGTTTGTGCGCCCGGGCTTCCTCCCCGATTCGATGATCACGATGATGACCACGCATCAGCACCTCGCCTCGGGTGCGTCCTCTCTCGTCGGCCTCGGCTGGCGTATCGGCGTTGATTCGGCCGGCCGCACCATCTGGCACCATGGCGGCACGTCGAATGGCGGGCGCGCGCTGCTGGTAGTCTGGCCCGAGGAGAAGCTGGTGGTCGCGATCGCGTCGGATGCACTGGTGCCGTTTGATCTGCCCAATGCCTATGCGTTTGCGAATATCGCGCGGGAAGGGAGGAAGTACCGGTAAGCCTGGTTCCAGGCTTGTCATCCTGAGCGAAGCACCCCGAAGGGGTGCGCAGTCGAGGGAGCACCCTCTCGCCGTTAGGTATCGCTAGCTCGACTTCGCGCGATTCGCGGGGTTCCCTTGGACAAGCTCAGGGCAGGCTACTCAGGATGACAACCTTCGGGATATCCATCATCCGTCATCCATCACCGAGCGCAGCCCCGGATAGCTGGTAACGGCTCCGTACCAGACGCCGAGGGAAATCAATCGCATAGCTGTGCGTCGCGGGATATGCTGTGAATTTACAGCACCGCCTCTACCGAGCTGGCGATGTCATTCCTTCGTGCCTGTTGCGCGTTCCCGGTTGTCGTAGTCGCTTCACCCCTGAACGCCCAAAGCACGTGGCCAGTGGTGCCACTCTCCCCCGGCGTCACGATCAACGCGGATCGGGAAAACCTGTCAGCGCTCTCCTTCGTCTCCGTCAGCAAGACCGGGACGATTGCGGTGGGCCAGCCGCAGGATAGCAAGGTGCGATTCTTTTCTTCCACTGGCACCTCACTCGGTACCTTCGGACGATCCGGCGGCGGCCCTGGTGAATTCGGTTATCTTGGCCCTACGATCTCAGTCTGGACCGGCGACTCACTCTGGGTGGGCGACAACGCGCTGCAGCGTTGGACACTGATCGGCCCCGACCGCGCGCTGGTCAAGACCGTGCGTGTTCCGGTCACTCTTGCTCTCCCTCGCCCGCGCGGAACGCCGGTTCCCGTGGGCGGGATCTACCTCCGAGGCGTGGTGAGTGCAGACACGGTGCTCGCCATTGGCACACGAGTCGATGCGCAGGGACGGTATTTTTCAGTCGCAGTCCGGATGCGACTCGATGGCACTCCCGTGAGCATTCTCGGTGAAGCGCTCAGTGATGCGAGTCGGAGCGACTGCACCATGCTTGGGTCCAGCCGGCCCGGTCTCGCGGTTGCTGTCCCCTACTGTCCCCGCTCTCAAATGGTGTTCTCGCCCTCGGGGGATCGGGTGGCTATTACCAGCCTCACGCTCGAGCAACAGTCGCGAGGCGCGTTCACGCTTCATCTGCTCGGAGAAACCGGCGACACTCTTCGCTCAAGAGAATACATCGTCCCGACCGAGCGACTCGACTCGAAGGAGTTCGACGAAATAATCAACGCACTCCCTGCACAGGTGTCGTCGGGCCTGAAGGCGGCGAAGGCACCAGATCGGTACCCACCAGCATCAGCACTTCTCATCGGCTGGGATGGCAGCATCTGGGTTGGTCAGGAAGGGAAGAGCGACAGACTGTGGGTGATCATCGATCCGGCTGGCCGGGAAGCCGGGCAATTTCATCTACCGAAGAATGTCCGGCTCTGGACTGTCGGGAATGGACGGGTTTGGGGTGTGGCCGAAGCGGAGAGCGGTGCGCAGTCGATCGTGAGCTATATCGTGACGTGGCGGCGGTAGGGCGGGCAACGGCCCGTTTCTTCTGCTGTCCGGCCCACCAGTCTTCGGAGGCCCCAGGCGCCGCGTCCCGGAACTTCCGCGTGCCCGGCGGCCCGGGGCGACCTAGCTGCGTCTCGGCCATCGCCCAATCCCATACTCTTGCTAAGTTTGAATCGGTCCGGCGTTTGCCTCACGTCAACCGCACATCTCAGGTGACCCCCCATGTTTATCGGCATCCGAGTTCGCAAGAGTGTCGCGACGAAAGTCATCTCCGCCGGAATCGAAGGCGCGGTGATCGGATCCATCTGCAACTATTTTGATCCGCCGGAGGGTTCGCTGTTGGTCGCCCCACTGGCGGGGTCCATCGCCTGCATCAGCGTGGTGCTGGTCTTCCAGTGGTTCGATGATCGTCAGCGGAGAAAAGCGCTTGAAGAGTGATGGCCTCTTCTCGATCTTCTTCGGCGTGATGTCTGGCGGGCTGGCGGTGACCGCGGCCGTGAATCTCTGGCGGAGTCGATTTGCTGCGGCGAGCAAACAGTTGGCCCGGCGTCGGATGCTGATGCGCGAGCGGCTGATCCCCCTTGCACTTTTGGCGGGGCTCGGCTGTTCCTCTCCGAGCGGCTCCTCTGCAGGTTCATTCTTTGCGGAGGAGCCGCTCGGTAGCATCGTGTTTATGTGGCGTCCAGTCGCGGGTACGCCCCAGCCATATCGAATCAGCCCTGACGGCACCAATTTCCTTCCGATTTCGACGCCATCCCTCGCCGACAAGCCTCAACCGAGCCCTGATGGGAACAGGTTGATGTACAATTTCGCTGGCAATCAGTATGTGATGGAATACGACAACAGCCTGCTGAGCCAAGTCACGACCGACCGCCACCGGCTGTGGGCGCGGTGGGCGCCGGACGGGCAACGGATCGTGGCTGTCAGGTACGACGACCAGGGTAACCAGGAACTCAGGATCACGGAGCTTGATCGATCAGCGGACCGCACGATCACGCCATTGCTCTCCGCGTACGACGGGTACCTGTCGCATCCGAGTTTCTTTCCCCGCGGCGACAGTCTGCTCTACGTACAACACGACAATAATGGCAATGGCACGCTCTGGATCGCGTACGCCAGCGGAAAATCTCCACGCCTCTTCACCTCGCCGTGGGGGAATAGCGTCCCCAGGTTCGCACTCGCGCGCAACGGTGAGGCGATGGCGGTCACCGGCCTCGCCACCGGGGACGACACACCCGACTACCATACTCTTCGGATATCGAAGAACTGGGGTGGCCCCCTCCTGTCGATCGACCTTGGGGATGTCTGGGTCGAGGAGCTGGTATTTTCTCCGGACGCCAAGTTCCTCGTACTGACCCTTGAACGTCCGCAGTCGGGGGTGACCTGGTTGGAGCTGCTCGAGGTTTCGACCCTGCGGCATCGGCGAATCTCGCCGGAAGTGGGGAAGAGTTCCGCGATCGATGCGGCGTGGGGCTTTTAGCCAGGGCGGCGGTCCGGGGTCGAAAAGCCCCAGGATTTATCGGTTCTTCTCCTTATATATACGCGCGTTTTTGGGGCGGGCGTTAGTAGCCTCGGAAGTCTGGGCTGCGCCGAGAGGATCGGGGCGAGGTACGGGGGGGCCGTTCGAAGAGAGCCGGCTGACGGAGCGCCGCGCAAGCACGGCGCGAACAGCGGCTTCCCCCCGACCGAAGCCCCTGAACCCGGATCCGGTGCGCGTCAGTCGTCCTGGAGATCTGCGCGGCGCGAGGCGCCGCGCGAGCAGGCCCAACGTGGGGCGGAGACCGGTGCCGCGCGAGCGCGGCACCACCGACCGACCTCTCCCTCCTTCGATCACATAGCGCCTCCCGGTTCCGGGCGCTAATCTCACACGAACTCCCCCACGCGCACGCCCTCACCACAGGCCCCTCGCCATGACCACGACCTACCGCGTCGGCTACTTCATCGGCTCGCTCTCGAGCACCTCGATCAATCGGATCCTCGCGACCGCGCTCATTCGTCTCGCGCCGAGCGAGCTCGTGTTCACCGAGATCCCGTTCAAGGATCTGCCGCTCTACTCGCCTGATCACGAGCACAACTGCCCCGACCCGGTGGTCGCACTCAAGGCCGCGCTCGCGGCATCCGATGCCGTGCTCTTCGTGACGCCGGAATACAATCGCTCGATTCCCGGTGGACTCAAGAACGCGATCGACTGGGCCAGCCGCCCCTACGGCCAGAACTCCTTCAACCGGAAGCCGAGTGCATCGATCGGCGCCTCACCCGGCCCCATCGGCACCGCCGTTGCCCAGCAACATCTTCGCTCCCTCCTCGGCTATTGCAACGCCCCGCAGATGAACTCCCCCGAGGGGTACATCCGCTTCACCCCCGGGCTCATCGACGCCGACGGCACGGTGAGTGATCCGGGAACGGAAGAGTTCCTGCGCAATTACATGAAAGAGTTCTACGGGTTCATCTCGAGGGTGTACCTGGCGATCCCGAAGCCGGGGTAGGGGGGCTCCGAAGTTGTCATCCTGAGCGTAGCGGCCGTAGGCCGCGGAGTCGAGGGAGCGGAGCTTCGGCTCCTTCGACTGCGCCCGCTTCGCGGGCTCCGGTCAGGATGACAATGTCGACGGCCGGGGGCGACATTGCTTGATGTCCGGACGCGCGCCGAGAGGATCGGGGCGAGGTACGGGGGGGCCGTTCGAAGAGAGCCGGCTGAACGAGCGCCGCGCGAGCACGGCGCGAACAGCGGCTTCCCCCCGACCGAGCCCCTGGACGACAGCTTTTCTGGATAGTATCGCTCCCTCGACTTCGCACCCTTCGGGTGCTTCGCTCAGGATGACAACGTTCCTGACACCGCCCCCTCGCTTCGCTCAGGGTGACAACCTCAGGGCGCTCATTCTTCTCCCGATCCGCCCGATAATCCTCGCGTCTTCTCTCGCGGGTTGACCTGACGCTTTCCCGACGTATCCTCTTGGCCCCCCTCTGCTCCAGTCGCGGATTTCCCGCGCTGGAGATGTCGCTCCGTGCGCCCCGAGCCCTGTCCCATTCGCTGGTCCCACTCAATCCATTCTTCAGGAGTATTTCCCATGTCCATCGGACGCCGTTTCCTCAATGCTGGTCTCTCTGTTCTGTTCCTCGTCGGCATCCAGACCTACGCCAAGGCCGAAGATGCCGGCGGCGGGCTCTGGTTCTGCGCTTACAACGGCTCGTTCTGCACCTTCACCGACGGCTCGTACTGGTCGGGCTGCCTCACCGGCTACGAGTCCGGCTACATCTGGACCTTCGTCGCCAACACGATGTGCACCTCGTACACCCCGAAGCAGGGCGCCGGCGGCAACTAGCTTCCACGCAGCACGCTCGTCCTAGTACCCTGCTCGGGGCGCCGGACGTCGACAACGGAATTCTGATCTGCACGAAGTGAGAGTCTTGTGAAAGTGATGTCACGCAGTACCAGCAGCATTGTTCTCCTTCTCCTGGCGGGGTGCGGCGGTGAACGCGCACCCGCGCCAGCGGCTCCGCCATCGCGCGTGGCGCCGGCGATGCCGACGCTGGTGGCGATGCCCACCAGCAACGACGTCGCCGCGTCACCGCATTCTCCGACGTCGCCGATTCGCATCGGCCTGCATGGTGATGTGTTGCTCGCCGATCTCTCGCTCGACGGCAAGGTCTTGCGCACCATTGATACGCTGGGCCACGTGCACTGGCAGGCGGGGCGACGTGGCGAGGGGCCGGGTGAAGCGCGGCTCGCGTTGCCGCTCGAGATTACCGATTCAAGTATCATGGCATTCGATCTTGCCACCCGCCGGCTCACCGAATGGGATTCCACCGGCAAGATGTTGCGCACCACGTTGTCGTTACCGCGCATTCCCCTTGCGCGGACACGCGAGAACGAGTGGCTCGGCTGGGAGCCCGATCAGCCGCGCTATGGTGTGGTGCTGGTGGATGCCGAAGGGCACACGCGCGAAGTGCTGGACCACGCCGAGGCGCACTATGTGGAGATGTTCCCGGCAGTGAGCGATCCGCGGATGATCGTGCCGCCGGCGCTGGGGAGCTGGCGCGGCGGGATCGTGGTCGCGAACGGGAAGACGTATCAGCTCGCGCTGTATGACTGGAACGGTATGCTGAAGCACACCGTCAGCAGGGTGTTGCCCGAGAATCATCTTTCGGCGAAGCAGGTCGATGCCGAGCTTGGCGGACTCGCCGGCCGGCCGGGGCAGCGGAGCGAGAATCAGGAGTTGCGGCGGGCGCAGCTCGCGGCGCAGGTACGGCCGTGGTTCACGCATCTCACGCCGCTGGGACTTGATAGTGCGGGCCGCATCTGGGTCGTGGGGCAGCAAGGCGATACGACCTTTGCGGAGGTCTTCACGGCCGAGCAGTTCGTGGGACGCATCGTATTGCCGTGCGCAGGATTCCAGGGGCGGTGGGCGATGCGCGGTGAGTGGTTGGCGCTGGTCTGCGCGCCGGATGATGCGAGTGCCGTGGGAGATGCGGTGGTGAAGCGGTGGAGGGTGAGGTAGGGGGCGTTTCGTGGCTGCGCCTCGCGGCGATCTGGATGTGGGGCCCGAAGAGGGGAGTGGAAACCCGGCGAATAGATGACATTTGTGTAAGAGTTTTTCTCCTTATTCAGGCGAGGGGCTAGGTAATGAAAGCCGCACGGCGTGCGGGCTGCGCTGGGATCAGTGTCAAGAGATTGGGCGAAAAAATAAGGGTTTTCCCTATGTTGACGCAGTAAGACTTTGCCGCTACCGTCCTATGAGTAGTATCCACCCGCTTCAGACCCGCCACCTGCCCACCCCCAGGGTACCCCCGTGACCGTTGCCGCCAGGCCTACTGTAGTGGTTGCAGATGATTACCCCCTCGTCTCGAAGACCCTCCTACGGATGGTGGCTCAACGGTTCAACGGCGTCGAGGCGGTCCAATGTCTCGAGACGCTCGCGACCGCGCTGGAGGAGCATCAGCCCGACATCGCGCTCGTGGACGTCCGGATGCAGGAGGAGACGTCGACGCTGGATGTGTTGCCGCAGCTGATGGAGATATCGTCGGCAACACGCTTCATCTTGATCACGGGCTTCCCTGATTGGGCGCCGGCGGGGCGGCTATTCGCCCTCGGCGCGAGAGGACTTCTTGCGAAGCCATTTGTGCCCAAGGAACTCTGGCGGGCGATTGATGTCGTCCATTCCGGAGGCTCATATTTGTCCGAAAGTCCCCTAATGCGAGACGGTACAAGGGTTCTCCGGCCCTTGAAGCAACTTTCCGAGACCCAGGCCAAGGTATTCGCGCTGTTGAGGCAGGGGCTTTCCTATGCACAGATCGAGGAGCGTATCGGTCCAAAGGAGAGCACGATCGGGAAACATGTGCGCTTTGTTCGGGAAAAGCTCGGGATCGCCACCGAGCCAGGGTACGTCCGATGGGAGCATATCGTGTGCCCGTGTATGGATCGCCTGGAAGACCGATTTCCGCGTGGGCCGTCCTCTGCCCGCTGAGAGTATGAAACGAGTATCCGCCTCGAATGGGTTGAAGGTGTTCACCGAAGCTTGGACGGCTCAATTGGATAGGGGCTTTCGCCTTCAGATCCCCCACGTTGACGTCCTATCCTGTGAACCGTAGCGTTCCAGTCGTCGCTGAGCTTGAGTTGAATCGGTCGTGTTGCTCTCACCCGAGCACTGGCGACACCTGAACCATCTTCCCTTCCCAAGGAGAATCAGATGCGAAGGACCGACAAGATCACGGCTATTGCCACACTAGTGACCATGCTCGCGCTGTTTGGCGGCAGCTCGCAGGAAGCACAGGCGCAGGATGCGCTGGGGGGGGCGTGCATCATGTGCGTCGAGTCCTGCAATGGCGTGAACCCGACCGGGATGTGTCAGGCCATGACCGGGTGCGGTGCGGAGGGTCAGTGCATCAACGGTACAGCGACCGGATGCGACTGGGACACCGACAGCCAGGATGAGCGGATCTTCTGCTTCCAGGCCTGATTCGGTAAGTGCTCGGACGTCGCCGCGACCTCTGTGGCGACGTTCGAGCATCGGGTATCTACCATTTTGCCCTGCGAGACTCAGATGTCAGAACCGAACACAAGCATTATTTCCCGAGTCATGATGACAGTTGCCGTATCATGCGCCGTGGTCACCACGGGGCTCGTTGTACGGCGAGAGCTATTCACACCGCCCCCCGTAGCTGCGGCCGGCGTACCACGCCCCGTGAAAGGATGGGAGTCTTTCCAAGAAGGGGGGCAACTCCTGGGAGCTGCGAATGCGCAGATCAAGATGGTCGTATTTTCGGATTTCCAATGCGGTTTCTGTCGAAAGTTTGCCCTCGAGACCTGGCCGGAGATCCATGCGAAGTATGGTGATAAGGTCGCCATGGTAGTCCAGCACTGGCCGCTGAATGGCCACAGCGAAGCGTACCCAGCGGCACGAGCAGCCGAGTGTGCTGGCAGGCAGGGAAAGTTCGAGCAATACAGTAAGGCCTTGTTTAGCCAAAGCGACTCGATCGGCAAGAAGGCGTATGGGCGATTTGCCGTCGAGGCCCAAGTTCCTGACACGATTGCATTTTCCGCCTGCGTGGCTGAACCAGGGAAGGTGGCGGTCATCGAACGCGGAATGGCGGGTGCTACAACACTGGGCTTGACTGGCACCCCATCAATTATCATTGACGGCATGCTCTCACCTAGCGGAGCGCTCTCGCGTGTCACGTCAATGCTTGACGAAGCACTCAAGGCCAGGGAATCGCGTTGATCGCAATTGCTGGCGAACTTGGGAAGCCCGTCGGGCTGATCGTCGCACTTGGTATCCTCGCGTGTGGCGCGCCGACTGGGGGGCCTGACCAAAGTAAGGATCCCGTAGCGCCAAGCCCGGTTGAGCTTGGTGGGGTCCACTTAGTCGTGGATACTCTCATCCCCGTACTTCGGATCGATGGCACGTCAGCACGCTTCTCAGAGGTGGGTGGGGTCTTCGCCTCGTTGTCTGGAGTAATCGCCATCCTTCAACGACAAGACAATGCTGTTCGGCTCTTCGGTATTGGCGGGAAGGAGATTGCGACCTTTGGCCGTGCTGGCGAAGGACCTGGCGAGTTCCGGTTCATTTCTCGTCTGGGGTGGATAGCCGACACGCTCTGGATCACTGACATGGGCCTGCGACGAGTTACGCTGATCTCTCCAAGTGGTGCGTTTCTACGGGCATTTCGATACCCGACGCCCCACGCCGAGCCGGAGGATTCCGCGAGTTTCCCGGTCTACGGTGCCTCAACCAGCTTTCCATGGGCCATTCTGTCAGACTCCCAATTTGTGACTTTCGCCAATGAGCGGCCCGGCAGTCCGGCGGTTCCCGAAGGAGTCACTGCTTCCGCCCTCCTTACCGGGGCAAGTGGCGCGATTCAGCGACGCATTGCCTACCCGCAACCCGACGATGCCGAGGGGTATGTGGAGTTTGAGGCCAAGAACGGACCGGCAGCTCGCCATTCTGTGCCACTCGTTCAGAAGCCTCAGTGGGGAATTTCGCCGAATGGCCGGTACATAGCAGTGACTTCCGCGCTTCTGACGCGTTCGAAGGATCTTCGATACTTCACCGTGCAGGTGTTGTCGACAAGCGGAGACACGGTCTTTTCGCGGGATCTGTCGGTTGCGGCCGTGAACGTACCACCGGAGGTACGAGCCTCAGAAATGGGTGAGGTCAGCCATAGCCAGATGATACGGCTTTCTGCGAAAGATCCCTCATCCGTCTCGGTCGCGATTTCGAACCGTATTCCAAATACTTTCCCGGGGGTTACGGGGCTGCTTGTTGCCGAGGATGGCCGAGTGCTCTTGGGCCAGTATTCGGTGGCCAACGGCCAGCCTTGGGTAGTGCTCGACCGATGTCAGGGTACTCCCATCGCCTCCTTCATCGCTCCAAGGGGAACATTCCTCACCAGCGTTAATCAAGGCCTTGTGTACGGTGTTGAGCGGGACTCGGTCGGAGTGGAGAGTGCAGTCGTCTTCCGAATGCCGCCGGCTCCGAAGTGCTAGCGCCAGGCATGAGAGGGCTCCACGCCCGCTGGAGCGACGTGCGACGGAAGGGTTTGCTCGCAGTCGATGCCTCGTCGGTCGCGGTCGTGCGGATCCTGATGGCTGCAATCATCCTGTGGGAGGTAGTTAGGTATTTCACGCACAATTGGATCAAGAGCTACTGGATAGATCCATCATTCCATTTCACCTACTTCGGGTTCGGATGGGTACACCCTTGGCCCGGCAATTTGTTGTACCTCCATTTCGCTTTGATGGGCCTTGCGGCTCTTGCAGTGCTTTTCGGACTGTACTACAGGGCTGCGAGTGTCTTTCTTGCAATCAGCTTTGCCTACCAATTCCTGCTTGAACAGGCGCGATACCTCAACCATTTCTACGCGGCGCTACTTATACTCGTGCTATTGGCCGTCCTACCGGCGCATGCAGAATGGTCCATCGACCGCAGGCGTCGTCAGGATTATGAGCCCGCGACTGTACCGGCGTGGGTGATATGGGTGCTGCGCTTTCAAGTTGGTGTAATTTACTTCTACGGCGGGCTCGCGAAACTCAACGTTGATTGGCTCGGCGGTGCTCCTACCGGATTGTGGATGAATCACCGAGCGACTGTGCCCTTTGTCGACTTCTTGCTGAGGCATGGGCTGCATGGTGTATTCTTTGGGGTTGGAGGAATGCTATTTGACCTCTTTGTGGTGCCTTTCCTCTTGCTCAGGCCCACGCGCCCCTACGCATTCATCGCTGCGATTTGCTTCCATTTTATCAACGCCCAGCTCTTCCCGATCGGAATCTTCCCATGGATGATGGTCGCAACAACCACGATCTTCTTCGTACCGAGTTGGCCCCGAAGTGTCTTGACCTATTTCTCTGCGCCGAGAGTGCCACGAAGTAAGGAGGTCTCGACCTTTGACGAACCGCGCCGGCCGTTGCTGGCCTTCCTTGCTGCGTTCATGGTAGTCCAATTGACAGTCCCCTTTCGACACTGGCTCTACCCCGGTGATGTGGCCTGGACCGAAGAGGGGCATCGATTTTCGTGGAGGATGATGCTCCGCGACAAAGCAGGTAGTGCACAGTTTTTGGTGGTCTCTGGCTCCGACACAGCGTGGGTGAGCGCACAGCAGTACTTGCGCCCATGGCAGATGGGAGCGATGATAGGCAACCCCGACATGTTGCTCCAGTTTGGTCATCATCTCCGCGATGAATTTCAACGACGGGGCAAGAATGACGCACGCGTGTATGTGCGTTCGCTAGTGTCCTTGAATGGCCGCAAAGCAATTCCGATCATCGCCGATACCAGCGAGCTGGGCCGTATCCCCCGTACCCTGGGTCACGCCAACTGGATCACCGCGGGGCCCGGTGACAAGGAGTGACAGCCAGGTTCACGACGGAAAGGTGAACCCGAGCAGCGCGCGCTGGACGGTCCTTTTCGATGGCGGATGTCCCCGCTGCCGACGGACAATCAAACTAATGCAGGCATGGCTTCCTGATATTAGTGTTGAAGCGGTTGACTTCACCACGGCCGGGGAAGGCGACACTCCTACCCTTCGTGCCGTGTCACTCCACAACGCAATGAGCGCTATGCATGTGCTTGCGCCGGACGGAACAACGTACCGCGGTTATGATGCCTTTGTTGCACTTGCGCGCGCCTCGAGGCGCTGGAAGGTGGCTGGCTTGATCGGACAGCTCCCATTGCTTCGTTGGATCGGGCGTATTGTGTATGGGCTGTTTGCCAGAAGTCGACGGCGTGTAGGATGCGAGGCAGGGACCTGCACATTAATCTAGAGGTGCGCGCGACAGGAACCGAGCGGTCGCTGATTGGGCACTGCGCGAGGGCTACCGTACAATGTGAACGAACCCGCGATTCACCTTCAGGCGGCCATGACCACCACGCCGGGATGCGGGAGGGGGAGCGGACCCGGATGCGGTGGACTGTCGCGAGCAGCGCACCGGCCGACTCTGCTGTACTTTGCTTTCGCTTCTATCAAAATCACCCTGTACACCTCCTCGGCCGCATCTCCATTCGCATCCCCTCGCCACCT of Gemmatimonadota bacterium contains these proteins:
- a CDS encoding NADPH-dependent FMN reductase, giving the protein MTTTYRVGYFIGSLSSTSINRILATALIRLAPSELVFTEIPFKDLPLYSPDHEHNCPDPVVALKAALAASDAVLFVTPEYNRSIPGGLKNAIDWASRPYGQNSFNRKPSASIGASPGPIGTAVAQQHLRSLLGYCNAPQMNSPEGYIRFTPGLIDADGTVSDPGTEEFLRNYMKEFYGFISRVYLAIPKPG
- a CDS encoding response regulator transcription factor, which encodes MTVAARPTVVVADDYPLVSKTLLRMVAQRFNGVEAVQCLETLATALEEHQPDIALVDVRMQEETSTLDVLPQLMEISSATRFILITGFPDWAPAGRLFALGARGLLAKPFVPKELWRAIDVVHSGGSYLSESPLMRDGTRVLRPLKQLSETQAKVFALLRQGLSYAQIEERIGPKESTIGKHVRFVREKLGIATEPGYVRWEHIVCPCMDRLEDRFPRGPSSAR
- a CDS encoding thioredoxin domain-containing protein, which translates into the protein MTVAVSCAVVTTGLVVRRELFTPPPVAAAGVPRPVKGWESFQEGGQLLGAANAQIKMVVFSDFQCGFCRKFALETWPEIHAKYGDKVAMVVQHWPLNGHSEAYPAARAAECAGRQGKFEQYSKALFSQSDSIGKKAYGRFAVEAQVPDTIAFSACVAEPGKVAVIERGMAGATTLGLTGTPSIIIDGMLSPSGALSRVTSMLDEALKARESR
- a CDS encoding HTTM domain-containing protein: MRGLHARWSDVRRKGLLAVDASSVAVVRILMAAIILWEVVRYFTHNWIKSYWIDPSFHFTYFGFGWVHPWPGNLLYLHFALMGLAALAVLFGLYYRAASVFLAISFAYQFLLEQARYLNHFYAALLILVLLAVLPAHAEWSIDRRRRQDYEPATVPAWVIWVLRFQVGVIYFYGGLAKLNVDWLGGAPTGLWMNHRATVPFVDFLLRHGLHGVFFGVGGMLFDLFVVPFLLLRPTRPYAFIAAICFHFINAQLFPIGIFPWMMVATTTIFFVPSWPRSVLTYFSAPRVPRSKEVSTFDEPRRPLLAFLAAFMVVQLTVPFRHWLYPGDVAWTEEGHRFSWRMMLRDKAGSAQFLVVSGSDTAWVSAQQYLRPWQMGAMIGNPDMLLQFGHHLRDEFQRRGKNDARVYVRSLVSLNGRKAIPIIADTSELGRIPRTLGHANWITAGPGDKE